From a single Prosthecobacter algae genomic region:
- a CDS encoding DUF6908 domain-containing protein: MQNIQTMIDQHGGFEAVRTRYLRLENPPFMRLVIEVIGGPYLNGAYELSIAHYSEQNGDAMRDPELTFLVVPSAEGTTWTPLTYENSYLGAYQVVAEVSREGLVKVKQSQWMKELRSFAKQWDLNIKQQGFMEVFERQYGVANGATTEGTVTRQGDGPQGQ; this comes from the coding sequence ATGCAAAACATCCAGACGATGATTGATCAACACGGCGGCTTTGAAGCTGTCCGCACCCGCTACCTCCGCCTCGAGAACCCGCCGTTCATGCGGCTGGTGATCGAGGTGATCGGTGGCCCCTATCTGAACGGTGCCTATGAACTCAGCATCGCGCATTACTCTGAACAGAACGGCGATGCGATGCGCGATCCAGAACTCACGTTCCTCGTGGTGCCTTCGGCAGAGGGCACGACATGGACGCCACTCACCTATGAAAACAGTTACCTCGGAGCCTACCAAGTGGTGGCAGAGGTGAGCCGCGAAGGCTTGGTCAAGGTGAAGCAGTCACAGTGGATGAAGGAGCTGCGCAGCTTCGCCAAACAGTGGGACCTAAACATCAAGCAGCAGGGGTTTATGGAGGTGTTCGAGCGCCAATATGGTGTCGCAAACGGCGCGACAACGGAGGGCACGGTGACGAGGCAAGGAGACGGCCCACAAGGGCAATGA